Genomic window (Alligator mississippiensis isolate rAllMis1 chromosome 4, rAllMis1, whole genome shotgun sequence):
tttattagaccaacttaaatagttggaaaaaaatttcttagcaagcttctgggtttaaaaaccctttgtcaggctgaggaagcctctgcagttggtgtgtgctcttcctgggtggaatggatagtaaagaagccagaggctggcacgcatgcaagaaaggcagttgGTGatgatgtaaactgaggagtcagtgagtgagaaacaggctgggtggggagggagggaagagagaagggagatgaatgtagcagtcagatagtggagaggtacctgcggagtcagatgtcaggcaggttataatgtgtcataaatccagtgtctatatttagtccatgatttcttgtatccagaaggttgatgaagtaaagttcataggcttgtctgtgaaaagtgttttgtaagttccctttgaggattagaactgagaaattggagagagagtgggttttttttgtgagaaatgttcccccacaggtaattgggtattcttgtctttgatagatttctagtgcgcattcattctggtgtgcagttgttgcttggtgtctcctacatatttttcatcagggcatttggtgcattggatgagatgtattatctttctggaggtacagctgtaagatccaggaaagctgatggctctgttgtgggatgtagtgattggggagggagggggggggataggtgttggcaggttttgcatttcttgtcatggcatggtctggatccattcggtgtgttctgggccgtaagaagtttgcttctggtgatgaggttgccCCATTCCTACAGTTGCATTTCCAGTACAACTAAAAATTTCCTGTCAGCACGTGAGGTCTTCTGTTATGTGCTTGTTGTTTAAACTGCCATCTGGATTTGAAGGATTAATAATGCTTTGGGTAAACTGACCCTTGTTCCTCCCTTTGCTTTCTTCCATGTAGGGATCAAGGAGTCAGACACTGGCCTGGCCCCTCCTGCTCTCTGGGATCTGGCTGCAGATAAGCAGACTCTCCAAAGTGAGCAGCCTCTTCAGGTTGCCAGGTGTGTGCGGTGTCTTGTGAGTCCTACATAGTAATGCAGTATTAGCAGACAGCTAGTGCACACAGTGCTCTCTGCACTGCTTGTCTCTACACACAGAACATGACACCTGGGGAAATTGTAAATCAACTCTCAGGTGTACTGTAGTATTGAAGAGCAAACATGTTAACCTTTATGTAACAAGGAAAAGTATGCCATGCTTGGAATAGCGATAGGAGCACTGTTAGTTATTCTTTAAGAATAACATAGCAAACTCAGCAGCCAAGTGTTTTATGAAGGCACTTGGAGTGCATGTGAGGCCTCTTGATTCTGTGGTGTTCATGGTGTCACAAGCATAAGTCATCCACCTCATGGCCTGCATTAATTGATCATCTATCTTTCAGGTGTACGAAGATTATCAATGCGGACTCTGAGGATCCCAAGTATATTATCAATGTCAAACAATTTGCCAAATTTGTGGTGGATCTCAGTGACCAGGTGGCACCAACTGACATTGAAGAGGGAATGAGAGTTGGGTAAGTGAAGACAAAATGATTTAATGTTCTGAAAAGTGTAGTTGTAAATTGAAGCCTCCTTTTTCTATAGAGTTCCAGCCAAAGGTACTTCAGATCATCTGTTTCACTGTAATCTTTGGGCTCTGAGGTCTACAGGCAACAAAAATAAGCAAAGTAATCGTTGCAGAGCAATAAGCTGTTGTTGCAGGAACTGAAATTTAATTTTAGTCAGTagtagagctggtcagaaatttTATGTTGGAGAATGCCTGTTCAAATAAGTGTTTTGCAGGAATATGATGATTTTTGAGGGACAAATGAAGTGTGCAACATGGATGTGTGTGGTTCTTTCCACTCAACTCTCTTCCTTTTATAGAAATATTGGCATTTCCTACAGAATAGGCTGGCTCTGGCTAGTAGTTTTTTAAAGATGGGATCTGCCTGATCTGGAGGAAAAAAGCAATTGCCAAGAGTTGTGGGTTTCTGAATTATAGGTCACAGCTGAGATGTTGACTCAGGGAGTATTAAAATCAATGTAACACCCTCTTTGTATCTTCCTACCAGTGTGGACAGAAACAAGTATCAGATCCATATCCCCTTACCTCCAAAGATTGACCCAACTGTTACTATGATGCAGGTGAGAATTGCTTTTGTTTACTATGAGTTTCTTATACTTGCAGTTTTGACTTTATCAGAATTTGTAAGTCCCAGTGGACAATAACAAATTACAAGTTGTTCAGCTGTTCACTTATCATTCTTATGCAGGTAGAGGAAAAACCAGATGTCACCTACAGCGATGTTGGTGGTTGCAAAGAACAGATTGAAAAACTGCGGGAGGTGGTTGAGACCCCTCTGCTCCATGTAAGTAACTCATTGGAGCAGGCTGCAGTTTTCGCTAGGGCTGGCTTCTTCATCCAACAGCTTGTTGCATCTTTTCCAATACTGAGAAGTCAGAATGAAAGTATACAAGTTAAAATAGCTTTGAGAAATTTATTTTTACCTTATTTATTAGTGTGTCTATTAGGCTTTGATGGAATCTAACCTCCTGTTTTTCCCCTTCGCAGCCTGAGAGGTTTGTGAACCTTGGGATTGAGCCCCCTAAAGGAGTGCTTCTGTTTGGGCCACCGGGGACAGGCAAAACCCTGTGTGCTCGTGCTGTTGCTAACAGGACCGATGCCTGCTTCATCAGAGTGATTGGATCTGAATTGGTGCAGAAATATGTAGGAGAGGTGAGATCAAATACCACATGAAATATGTAGCTAACTACAGGTTTCTAATGGAGGCCACGCATTTTAACATTCATTGTTCCTGGATGTACTTGTGCTCTATGGACTCCAGGGGGCATAAAAGGGAGCAAAGACATTGCAGAATAATAGACTGATAACTGCTGGCTGTAATTTCAGAAGCTTTCAACATCTGTGTTGGATCACTGCTGAATGATGTGAAAATCCCACCCCAAATTGTATATAAAATTTCAGCAGAAAGGACTCAAGCCTACTATAGCTTTGTATCAGTGCAGCAAATGAAGATTATTCATTCACTAGAAGTGTAACTTTCTATGGTTTTGCCGTATAACCTGCTTGCTCCTCTACCCTCAAACATTAGCTGGGAGAGACATGTCCCTACCCACTTCAGTTTGTCAGCACTTGATGTATGGGCTCTGAAGCAAAGACAACGTGTGGCCATAGATAAACTATACAAGGATAGGTAGATAACTGCAAGCCTCAGTAATGGCACATAGTGCTTTAACCTTTTTGTCATGTGGGTAGTAGCCAGAAGTATATTGTTCAATAACTGGTTAGTAGCCTGTGTGAAAGAATGGTAACCTTTAAGTTCCCTAtttgatcatgtaattaaaacaCAATTGTAGCTGGCTTCTATGTTCTAAACCTCTCGGTTGAAGTCTCCTGCCCATGACTTTGTCCTTGTAATTCCAGATTAAGATGCGTGTTGTAGGGTATGTGGAACTTGGCAGTTGGATTCTTTTCCTAACTCCAAGTGACTTGCTGGGAATTTCAGGGGAATTTTATCTCTTTGTGCAATTACATACCTGTCTGTAAAAAGAGGGCAATAATCTTTCTCCCCATATCGACCATTATGGAGTATCAGTTGGGAAAAATCATTGTTTGCTTTCCTTGAGTTGGCCTGTTCATAACAAATGGTTAATCccttttttaatcttttgttaATCTTAGGGGGCTCGAATGGTGCGGGAACTTTTTGAAATGGCCAGAACTAAGAAAGCTTGTCTTATATTCTTTGATGAAATTGATGCCATTGGAGGTATATTTACACCTTGAATTGTGTTTTCTATATAGCAAGCTTCTTTTAAAAGTACTAAACTTTCTGTGTAATTCCCTGTTATCAAGATTATTGCAATCTAAAAATCAAGGCTGCAGATAAGTACATATTTAGGGAAAGTAATATTATAAGGTAATTGAGGCTGTTAACTGCACAAGAAACTATCATGAAAATAGTTTATGCAACTTGAATGTATTTAGTCCTGACTTGAAGTTATTTTTATCTCGTTAGTCAAAATGCTAAGTAATTAAACTTAACAGGCAGAATGTCTTTTAAATATAGTATAGTCAACATGCTGCTTAGTTTTTGtaaacatttcaaaagaaaaatgttcacaGAATCTTGCATGTAAACTTTTCTTCATAGTGCCTGAAATTGGAATTTTTCCAAGATAAACAGATTTTAGCTTTCTTTATTTGAGGGAAACTGAACATAGCAACCCATACCATTTAAAACCAGGGATAAGCAGAGAGAGTTTTAGTAGACAATCAGGGAAATCCTATTCTGTGCAGTCTGAAGCCAGTGCACTTGAAAtaagaaaaatcacttttttttaaagatggtcaCAGATATGTATGTGGCTGTGATTGCTTAGTTGAGAGATCCTTTGCTTTGCATTCTCAATCAGCAATGATATCTCATCACTGCTGTAAAGATGCTTGTTATGGCTTGATATGTAGTTGTCATCTTTCTCCAGGGGCTCGTTTTGATGATGGGGCTGGAGGTGACAATGAAGTGCAACGTACTATGCTGGAGCTGATCAATCAGCTGGATGGATTTGATCCAAGAGGCAATATTAAAGTGCTGATGGCAACTAACAGACCTGATACTTTGGATCCAGCACTGATGAGGCCGGGGAGACTGGATAGGAAGATTGAATTTAGCTTACCTGATCTGGAGGTGAGAACTTCTTGTCTTTTCATTAGTAAGCAAATCCTGGGGGCAGAGCAGAAGGTTAGACTTCTAATAAATGTAATCGTTTGGAAACTGCATAATATACATGAAAGTGCCATGGGTTTAAGTATGTGCAAATACACCAAAATATTTCATGTTACAACAAATAGATTTCATCCTCACAGGAAAAACCCTGGAAAATAACTCTGTTGCAGCGTGCTCCTGGCTCCAACTGGACCTCCGTGAGAGCAGCTGCTTGACTTGCTTCTAAAGctttggggccctgcagcccGCCTTGATTGCACTTCAGGAAGAGGGGACATTTCTTGGAATGCCTTTCTGTCAAAGTGTCTCttctagatcagcatttctcaactcatgggttgtgacccaaaagtgggttgcaagaatatatgaaagggggTCATGGACAAACTTTAAACATagattcccctttaaaggagaaaaatgtgggaaactgtggctcttcccttgcaggctgtccgagttccagcctgcaaggggctgcttgggggctccccataccccacacactctgtggctgaggctggggtgggggacagccggtcaggagtgaaggacattgggttgggactggccattgatgtttacggattggtcctggtacaaaagaggttgagaaccactgttctagataaCTTATTTATTGCATAATACAACCTCCTAGTTCTGTATTGCACAAATATGCCAGTCAATCAACAATGGTTGCTTACCAGAAAACGTGCAGGGGAAATGAGCGTTTGTCTCCTTCCTCTTAACAGTTAAATTGCTTCATTAACCTCCCACAAAACACTGCCTAGTTTTCAGCACGTCTTTTCTAACATTTGCCTCAAATCTTTTCTTTTAGGGCCGAACTCACATATTTAAGATCCATGCTCGTTCGATGAGTGTGGAAAGAGACATCAGGTTTGAGTTGCTGGCTCGATTGTGTCCTAACAGCACAGGTAAGGCAAATCCTATGACTTGTGTGCTTTTTGCTTCTTAACTGTGAAAGTGAACCCTCCTGAAGTGTTACATCTATGTGTCCTTCTCTCTCAAAGGTGCTGAAATCCGCAGCGTCTGCACGGAGGCAGGCATGTTTGCCATCAGAGCACGTCGAAAAATTGCAACAGAGAAAGACTTCCTGGAAGCCGTAAACAAAGTCATCAAGTCTTATGCAAAATTCAGTGCTACACCCAGATACATGACCTACAACTAGAAGGAAAATATTCATATTATTCTTTGTCTTAAGTAAAAGCCTGAGTGTATAATAGTTCATGTGGTGTTTGCTATCTAATGCAGTTCTAGGAGTCTAAAAATAAATGGAGTAGTCCAAATAACAGGCTGTTAGTTAAATGTATAAGAACATGTTTAATACTAGTGAATCTACTGCCATGGAAGAAAAAGATGCAAATTTCTGAAGGTGACACTTAAGCTGCATAGATGAGTCCTAAGCTTAAAACACACGTCACAGAGTGAACCTTAAAACCAGTATGACTTTTTGTAACCAGTCTTGCCAACCTCAACctgtcaaaaatcatgagctaTAAACTCTTAAGAAGCAAGATTTGGAATCTAAATCATGAGGGGCTATTTTTGAAGCATGTGTGTGATGGGGGGTTACTTGTGAAGGTGTGGGTGGGCTATGGGAgtatgtgtggggtttggagcacagggagggggggcgGTCACCGCACACCctagcaggatgcagggtactgggtcaggagtaaggggcagagctgggggggtgagggagggactgggggggcggggctgtggcttgggagtgacagACAGACACAGTTAGGCATGCACCACCAGGGGAGGTACAGGGGATAGGTGCCCCCTGGAATTGTCCCTGGGGCAGAGGTTGGCTGGGGTTCTGTGCCCTGcttcctttgccccaggagctgtgtAATGCTGCCAGGTAGGTAGGGGACATGGCACAACTAGTGCATGGCTACCGGGTTAAAGGCAAcaaggtgcagagccccagcgtgcagtgggcagcccacctctgccccagtgACAAATCCAAGGGGCACCTGCCCCTCACATTTCCCCTGGTGGcacgcacagcagcagggagccatgcccCTGGATGGAACTGCACGTGGCTATcacaacctgccccagccccgggagCCCCATtctctcctgccccactgccttaCTGTGgtggccttgatctgtcccctctgccccttccctttccatcCCACACACCAGTTCAGTGCTGATCTGAAGGTTGTATCCTGAGAAATCAGGAGTCTCGAGACTGTTTTGCAAGAGTTGGTATTATTTAAATACCTAAAACTGAGGGACTTAAATTCAAAATGTGGATAATTGAAGGCACCTAAACTCTGTAATGCCTGAAGCCTTTGCTAGTAAAAATGCCAAGATACTGGCCAGAAGTGCCTCAGTTCAGCAGTTCTGAACAGCAGAAACCAAGCTCATGCCTAAGTCTCTTTGGGCTGCACTGACTATAgagtccaggggtaggcaatgttttttgaccagaatgctgaaaaaaacacaatgtctaccttggaaggtgccggagtaaTGACATgctagagcctggagcagctgtttgcagcctcccagctgcagctggctcacGGAGCCTGGTTTGCTTGCAGACTCCTGCTGGGAGCCGCTTGggttctgtggctggcagcagctgcttagagcccgggctggcagtggtgtgccaagcaaaaggaccttgcatgccatgctcagcatgtgtgccaggggttgctgacccctggcctagacATTCCTTTCCCTGTCTTGCTTCTGGGACCAATTTGGTGGGTATGCTCCGAGCTGCATGGTCAGGCCCTGCACAAAGTGAGCacatccatacatgcaggcatgtgtgcttgcagcagctcaaataggagtggcacaaatttatgccagagatttttgcctcagcacgcATGCTGGAACATAGACTtcagtgtggggcaagttgtgccacctggggaaaactgaccctgcccagctcatcctggacctgcagccagagggagctgaaggctgggaccagcacctgtgctagccccagcagtataaaaagctgccctggtgagcagctcaggtctacttgctctcaggagcttctatgGCCTGGCCAGTTGATatatggggacactagccccttgtgccagctggactgctgcagcagctctgacctctacccactgcagcagtggcaatgggggttgctgcctggctgtgacctgcagcCACCTatgacagcatctgcccccttggacctgcaggcCCATGTCTGCACACCTGCTGGACCTGGATGGAGACTGCATGGCCACCTGGGCTTTGGCttgggcactgtagcagagctgtctgcacctctgggctagctgtctggcccatggctgcacagctggcctttggcattactgccatgtgtgccccaccctgccatctgggcagctgtcacctggaagatgttctcagtgtggtggcctgctttgaactgtcaaagcatgtcctggccccaaatggccaggagttCAGCCACTTCATTTACCCtccagctggctcccagctgccagccctgagcaggctcctctgcctgggtcctgtgacttgcctcactagcaggaatcctggcaTTCCCTCTTCAAAAACTGCAAACTCtttgattaaaacaaaaatcccaaattcattctttaaaatacccccaaatccacagttaagacaaaagaccactagagagagagagagattgatcaGCTGGGTaatgtttattgatatatttacaatgttaaatcagtttggaagcctaccagtgcctctatcatcataataaaataaattctaaatggctatatgctttgatgtttgtttttggttgtcttatcatagaaaaatcagagctcccctgacCCCCTcgctaaccaggatgtggggatagctgcctctgcagccacagctcctgccaacaggtctcatcctgtctggcagctgggcacactgggtgtgtgatgggggggatgtggggtggctGACTCCACCCCACAGAGATAGAGGTGCCTGTGCCCAtgctgtggctgggcagtgaggggctgcagcagggctgggcagttggaagctgtgcctgcactgctgcttcttcctccagcctccagcctgGTGCAGGTTCCAGCTGGTAGGGGACCTGTGCCAGGGGTAGGCAGCTTCTAGCTGTACCCTGGCAGCACATggttgcagagcactttaaaagtgcctgattgtGGGACAAATTAAGCCTCTCTTGAAGAGAGTTCAGATGATGGGGTTCCAAAGTGCAcagcgccttcattaacttctgttcagcagtgtgagcagggctgggctgcatcagcccagccacatcctcggcactgtctttagcattgggggtggagtggggagggggatagGCAGgtccatctggggtttgcccggctggggctggggcgggggcaggtggtTTGGACCCCCCCCATCCCCGAAGTGGGGGTTCCAATCCATCCGCCCCCCACCTCcgtccagtgcaggctgggcaaaccccagatggagcttcctcccttccctaacccacccaccccctatcctgaagacagcaccagagctgggaggggcagggctagggaagAGACAGGCAGCCTCTCTTGggtggatcagctccaaagtgaagttcgattttcccccctcccaaacAGTGAATGTTTGTtgcggggagggggaaagaggggtgaCTCACTTGTGGTGCTTTTCGGGAAGCACCAtaagttacagcggggagctgctcGTCTTTCCGTGCCTACTGACCAATAAGAAGTAAAGTGCAGGAATGCTGGTAATTCTGGAGGGTTGATATTAAAATGCCCTTTGAGACCCCTGAGGTCTGCAAAAAACTGCTCACCGACAAAACTTTTTCATAGGAAATTCTATTTTGCACTGCAGGATATCTGCAACAAGTGGCTAATGCAGCTACTCTACTTTAGAGCATGCATAGCCAACATATGCAGTCTCTAGAATACAATGAGTGACAAGGCTTTGCAGAATTCCAAATTGCTAACTTGCTTAGGCTTGGCAAGGCTTCAAAAAAGCAGAGAAGCTAACTGCAGAGAAGCTCCTCTCTCAGGATTGTCTGATGAACATGCTGAACAAGAAACAACTGCCTCCCCGCTGCATACCTCCTTCTTATCAGGGACAGGGCTCAAAACTCTAGGAAAAGACCGCAGCAAAGGACAAGACCAGtgttgaaaagcagcagctgtaggACACGTCAGGAACAACATGGGAagtggatggaaaaaaaaaccttcccaTCCTCCCTGGAGAGGTGTGCAGAGTAAGTGGGAGCAGGTGCTGAGGAACCAGTGGCACAGGGTGTGACTGATGGATGTTACAATCCAGATCAGGTCTAGGAAGGATTTGTGAGGaaactgggcagggagccagagcaCTGACCCTGACGTGACAGCTGCAAGCTCCTATTTGCTTTAAAAAGGCATGCAAGGCCCTAGGCCCAAACAGTCTTAACTCCTGCTGAAtgctccctcctcccagcccagggagccaaaTAAGCACTACTATTGTTGCACTTAGAGCTGTACCTTGTTATACCACTGTACTTACGGGATGTGAAATCTTACCCTTTCTTGCCAGCCttagtaaaaacaaaaccctttgcCATCATCATGCCTCCGATTGGTTACAGAGCCTGCCTGCTGAAGTTCCTGCAGCACTTGCTTCCAAGCCAGAgaagaccccagccctgcaccagcaagtCGAGAGATCTCCATTTCTTGGAACCTGGCTGCCAAACAAAGCTTAGCAATTAAACCTGGTAGGTCAGACTTCTCTCCTGGGGCCCACGACAGGGTGAACAGAGCAGCAGTATCCCAACAGGGATGCTGCAAGTATTATGCCTTAAGGAGAAACAAAATGCCTTCTAAAACTTCTTTGCACACAGGGTGACCATGCAGGCAGTAAGTTAAAGTATTTGAAAAGTCAGCATATAACAAGCTTGGCTCCTCCTTAACTAGTCATTGCCCTACCTTGCTCTACCCCTTTGAAGGGGAATACCAGCCATCAGTCTCTGAATCTCAAAGAACAGTTAGTGGGCAGACAGGAAATGGGAAATGTTCTTGGAAActtcctggatacctgacacatggaagataccaaCTTCTGgttgcttttttaaatgaaaatttcatAATTTTTCAAGGAGGAAGCAAGATTTACCacctgagaccctgctcctgctTTTGTGTGAGCTAATTTGCATTGCAAAGGCAGGCAGAGATACCTCTCCACAAagattcctgcccagaagagcattcaTTCCACCTTCtgctcttctgtgaaatatgaaacatcataaccagaaggaaataggATTCTATGTCCTGCTTACCACCAGACAATTTTGAGGTAAAAAGatttttccaacttttctctgagcctaatctgcacgaaatgaactgttccaaacaggagactttgCCACACCTGCAGCAggtgaaatatgaattttaatttctacctaagagaacttttacaat
Coding sequences:
- the PSMC2 gene encoding 26S proteasome regulatory subunit 7 encodes the protein MPDYLGADQRKPKEEEKEDKPIRALDEGDIALLKTYGQSTYSRQIKQVEDDIQQLLKKINELTGIKESDTGLAPPALWDLAADKQTLQSEQPLQVARCTKIINADSEDPKYIINVKQFAKFVVDLSDQVAPTDIEEGMRVGVDRNKYQIHIPLPPKIDPTVTMMQVEEKPDVTYSDVGGCKEQIEKLREVVETPLLHPERFVNLGIEPPKGVLLFGPPGTGKTLCARAVANRTDACFIRVIGSELVQKYVGEGARMVRELFEMARTKKACLIFFDEIDAIGGARFDDGAGGDNEVQRTMLELINQLDGFDPRGNIKVLMATNRPDTLDPALMRPGRLDRKIEFSLPDLEGRTHIFKIHARSMSVERDIRFELLARLCPNSTGAEIRSVCTEAGMFAIRARRKIATEKDFLEAVNKVIKSYAKFSATPRYMTYN